The following nucleotide sequence is from Aspergillus luchuensis IFO 4308 DNA, chromosome 1, nearly complete sequence.
CAAAATCGGCCGGGAAGAAgcgagggaaggggaagcgaACAGGGAGCAGGAGAGGCAGGCAGAATTGCGGAAGTTGCGCTCACGAGGTCCGAAGAATAGAAAGCGTCAGCGCCGCGGCGTGACTGGCTGAGTCAGCGCACTAGTTTGAGACTCTGGTTCCTTATCCGTTACCGACTAACCCTATTCGGGCAATGCATTCCAGGTAGTATGACGCAGTCACACCTTACTCTCCCAACTTGACTAGGTAcaactccttcttcatcgcctcTATCTCTATATTACAACCACTGGTACTTGAATCTGGGCCTTTGTAATACTATCATCGGTTTTTTAGGAAATATTACCCTGTGTCGATTTCTTCACCATGAAGTTATCTGCTACTGTTACCGTCTTGGGGTTGCTCCCCTTGGCCCTGGCCGAATCGATTCTGGTCACGTTCCCTTCAGGTACCCCTGACTCGGTGGTTGATCAGGCAAAGCAATCAGTTAAGGACGCTGTATGTGACCGGGTGCTTTGAACAGCGTTGGCACATCTATATGTTACTAACTGGCCGTTTCTGGTAGGGTGGCAAGATCACCCATAATTACAGTAAGCAATTATCCCTAGTCATCCTTGCGTTTTGGGTAGATAGTGGCAGTGCTAACATATTGCTCTCTATAGCTTTGCTCAAGTAATTCTCTCTTGAAAGTCCTGAGGTGCTTGCTTGGTctgacatacatacacacaggGGCTTCGCAGCCGACACCAAGGCCGACTCGGTTCAACAGCTGTCAACTGAATTCGCGGCATATAATCCAACTGTCGAGAAAGACATGACTGTCACTATTCAGTGAGGGCGATATTGGATAGTCCGGGAGAAGAAAGCTCCCTTTTCTCTATTCCAAATTACTACTGtatgatggatggggttcCCGCTGGTTTCGGGGCTCGACCATTGATGGTCGATAATGGATGGGAAAAAATTAGCTTAGATTGTAATTCAGGATTCTTGGGTATCAtttgtcttcttctgtttctggAAAGAAAGTTTGTGTCTTGTTATTGTCTAATGAACCATCTAATGTCATAACTCTTAAAGCCGGCGACTGTTTCCCATAACTCAACAAACAACACAAAAGCAACCAGAATATGAATACATGATAGGGATCACTTGTCACTTTTCCAATCTTTCAAACCATTTTCATCCTCAGTGGATATTGTTTCACATAGGGAAAGTAGAAAATAAGGAAGCAGCGCTGTGGGTGACCCTAAAccattcctttcccccccaagCGGGACATCGGTATTTATAGCTCGTCGATGCGCGTAGCGTGGATCCCGCCTCCAACGCCCCGAAGGCGCTCAAAAAAGGATCTCATCGAGGCacagtcctcttcctccgccgtcCAGGTTTAAACTCAACCGTGCTGAGGGGTCGCAATTAGCCCCTCCTGGCCGCGATCCGAATACAATTGCCGGCAATTCCACCCAGCCGTTCCTGGAATTTGCAACAACCGCCGCGTTCCCCGCCCAGTTGATTGCCTCCGATTGCAGTCAACATCGCCGACCATGGCTGCGGAGCATACCGTCACCCAGGCCCTGCTGGAATGGGTCAACAGTTTCGCCTTGGGTAAGACTATCCGGACGACCGAGGAGTTATCGGATGGCACCATCATTTGGGAGATCTTGCAGGACATCGATCCGCAGTATTTCCTCGACGAGATCCCCCAGCGCGCCCCGTCCGACCACTGGCTATCCAAATGGCAGAACCTGAAACATATCCACAAGTTGCTCGTCAACTACATCCGCCAACAACCCGATGGCATGCCCACGGGTCTTGACCCCAATCCCAACCTCGAATTGGTCGCCGAAAAGAACTCCGTCAAGGAGGCCAACAAACTCCTGAAGCTCCTTCTGATCGCCGCCATCCGCTCCCCCAACGCGCAGACCTACGTCGAGACCCTTCAGAGCCTAAGTACCCCGACGCAGGAGACCCTGAAAAACATCttcgaagaagctcagaATGGTCAGCATGAGGCTATCGATGGCGAGGACGATGTTAAGGAGGAGCGGGATCTGCCCGTCGACCCGGAACTGCAGTTTGAAGAGCGGGTAGGAAAGGTGTTGGCGGAGAATAACCGGATGGCGCGTGAGAAAAAGGACATGCAGAAACAGATCGATGATATGCACGATCGCCTGGCGCGCCTCCAGGAGAACAACGATACCTTACAAAGCCGGCTTGCATCGACCGAAGACCGACTAGTCAACTTGAGGTCTGGGAAAGGTGATCTTGGACTCAGCGCAAAGGCTCTCGAGTCCAAATCCCGCCAACAAGAAGACATTATCGCAACTCAGGAAGCAAGGCTGGCTACAGCGCAGGATGAGATCGACAGTTTACGCATGACGGTGGAGTCGTTACGCGTCAAGAACCAACGATTCCAGAAGCTTCAGGATGACTATGATGAGCTGAAGACTGAGCGAGATCAACTCGCTCGTAAGGCAAATGCGGCCGAAAAGTACCGCCAGAAGCTGCAGGCTAGCCAGGACTTCGAGAAGGAGAACCAGTCGCTCAGGAACCAGATCAAAGACTTCCAGCAACAGCTGAAGGAGGCGGATTCGCAGCAGAAATGGAACTCCGAGCGTGAGGTGGAGCTTGAAGAATACCGCAGAGTTTTGCCTCGCATTGAGCAGGAGTGCAGTGAAATCCAAAacctgaagaagcagctcGAGTTCAACAACCATGCTCTCACAGAGCGACTCAGTAACGCCGATGAGCAGCGCGAACGTGATGATGCTTTGATAAGCGAGCTCCGTGAGCGAATCCGTGAACTGGAAGGTTCTCCTGGAAGCCCATCCCTGACGCCGGGTACTGAAACTCCCAAGCTCGAGGGCACTCTGCAGAAAGACTTTGAGGCGATCGGTGTGAAGGAATCACAGCTGTTAGAAGACCCTATGCTACAGCGACGGAGATCTAGACTAACTCGCTACAGGAAATCTGAGAAtgaagagctgaagaaggaagtgGAATCTCTGAAAGGGCCATCCGTATGTTTACATTCTATGGCTACTATCATCTTATATGAAGCCGCTAACAAGGTAATTACAGGTGGGCTTGGACTTTTCCGAAGCCTTCAATGAAACGCTGCAACAGGCCCGCGCAAATTCTTCGCAGAGGTATTTCCTACTAGGAGCAACCTAGTTAGTACAACCGCTAACGATGCATCAGTGATGATTACTGGAAGTTGTACGACCAGTATACATCTGCCCTCAAGAGATTGGCCGAGGCCCAAGAAGCTCTCGATGTATCCAAGAGATCGCTGAACGATGCGCTGGCGGAAAGTGAGTAGCTACTGTTTGGCGAAATCCGTGTGTATGAAATTTACTTACACGAATACAGTTGAACTCTCCAACAAAGAGAACATGGATCTGATTACCGAGATCAAAGCGAGCAGCGCATCGGATTTGACTAAGGCtcgtgaaggagaagatgatgctaTGCGCAGACTGTACAATTTGCAGGCCGAGCTTGATTCAACCCAGGCTCTGGTCCAGGTCACATGTGCCGAACGTGACGATCTGCGAAACTTGctcgagaagaagcaagcggAGTTCCGTGCGGAAGATCATGAAGCCGCAGAggaaatgaagaagctgctggccGAACTCACTGCACAGGAAAATGGCGATGATCCCGAAGCCGCCCAAAAGTCGGCTGTAGAGCTCATCAGACAAGTCGCCGCGCAGATTGAAAAGAATCTGGAGAGGCTGGCGAAACGTGCAGAGGTCAGTTACAAGAAACCCCATCGACTCTCAACTTGTGTTATCCCGAACCAAGCAAGGGCTATTCGCCTCGGTAGCCTCAGTGGCGACAGGAAACGtctcgatcttcttgcggATCGGCCATTTGGCGATTCGACCCAGATATTAGCAGCGAAGGCACCCGGTCTATCGCGCCTGGGTCGATTAATCGCCAAGCGGTTCAGGCGCTGAGGCTCGGCTGCCACCTTGACCCATTGATACATCCTATCCCGTTTGCACTTTACGGCCTACAAAAGACTAATACGAATCATTCTGCAGTATATCCATCAACAGAACGAACACATCAAGTTCCTCCAAGAGCGGATAAAGCAACTTGAAGAGGATACGGATGATGGAATCAGCAAAGAGCGCGAGGTAAGTTGTCATTTGACACGGACTAGCTATTGCAAGCCACTAATATTCAAATTTTCCAAACAGCTCGAACtccagaagatcatcgatgCTCAAGCGCGGGAGCTGACTTTGATGGGCTCCTCCTGGTACGAACTCCAGAATCGATtacagaacaacaacattgGCTTGGCCCGGTATCGGAATGGATCCCTGGCCGATGCTCAGAAGGGCTGGCTAGCCAGGCAAAGAAGCGTGGTCGCTGGTCGATAAAGCTCCGGTTTGTATGTTGGCGATATGGTCTACGTCCTATCTCTTCTTCGTACATGTCTTTCTAATTCTgccctttcccctttttccTCCCCTGCGCATTTTCCATCGTTACCAAGACTGTGTTTATTGTTGCTGCTataccttttcctttctacATACATATGTTTTTGTTGCTCGCCGCGCTATACCAGCTCGTTGCGGCTCAACTActacgactactactactactactactactactactactactactactactacccctgGGTTTTCCGTTGGAGCTTGATCGGCATTATAAACATATCATACGCACCTTTATGGCATTGTTGCATGTGTTAGACAAGTGTATATTTTGaaagtctttcttttttctgatTTCTAAAGACAGTGCTGCTTTTGACGTGACGTAGCCCATAGATGCAGCtcataaaataatatacatgCAGATAATACATAATTTttcaggaaaagaaaccataTCCTTGCCGATGATCCATGATTCATCTGATTCAGCAGCATTACACCCACTGTCTAGGATGTTTCAGAACATCCATGATCtccttctcgcgctccttGCCCTCGCCCAGAAGtgcctcatcaccatctacAGAATCCTCCGTCCGGGTTCCCGACACGGGGTCCATGTAAGCCCAGCTTGCGGTACGGGGCAAACTCATCAGAATACTCTCAATGCGGGCATTAGGGGTGCGGAGACCGAAGCTAGTACCGCGATCATAGACGAGATTGAACTCGACGTAGCGACCGCGTCGAAGCTGTTGCCACTCCTTTTGCTCGGGTGTAAAAGGCATGTCCTTCCGGCGTTCGATAATGGGGACGtaagaggggaggaaagaagcgaGACCGTCCGAGACGAAGGAGAAAAGGGTCTCCTGGGGGTTCTGTGAG
It contains:
- a CDS encoding uncharacterized protein (COG:S;~EggNog:ENOG410PTV0;~InterPro:IPR037045;~SECRETED:SignalP(1-18)); translation: MKLSATVTVLGLLPLALAESILVTFPSGTPDSVVDQAKQSVKDAGGKITHNYTLLKGFAADTKADSVQQLSTEFAAYNPTVEKDMTVTIQ
- a CDS encoding putative microtubule binding protein HOOK3 (COG:S;~EggNog:ENOG410PQX0;~InterPro:IPR043936,IPR036872;~PFAM:PF19047;~go_process: GO:0030705 - cytoskeleton-dependent intracellular transport [Evidence IEA]), with amino-acid sequence MAAEHTVTQALLEWVNSFALGKTIRTTEELSDGTIIWEILQDIDPQYFLDEIPQRAPSDHWLSKWQNLKHIHKLLVNYIRQQPDGMPTGLDPNPNLELVAEKNSVKEANKLLKLLLIAAIRSPNAQTYVETLQSLSTPTQETLKNIFEEAQNGQHEAIDGEDDVKEERDLPVDPELQFEERVGKVLAENNRMAREKKDMQKQIDDMHDRLARLQENNDTLQSRLASTEDRLVNLRSGKGDLGLSAKALESKSRQQEDIIATQEARLATAQDEIDSLRMTVESLRVKNQRFQKLQDDYDELKTERDQLARKANAAEKYRQKLQASQDFEKENQSLRNQIKDFQQQLKEADSQQKWNSEREVELEEYRRVLPRIEQECSEIQNLKKQLEFNNHALTERLSNADEQRERDDALISELRERIRELEGSPGSPSLTPGTETPKLEGTLQKDFEAIGVKESQLLEDPMLQRRRSRLTRYRKSENEELKKEVESLKGPSVGLDFSEAFNETLQQARANSSQSDDYWKLYDQYTSALKRLAEAQEALDVSKRSLNDALAEIELSNKENMDLITEIKASSASDLTKAREGEDDAMRRLYNLQAELDSTQALVQVTCAERDDLRNLLEKKQAEFRAEDHEAAEEMKKLLAELTAQENGDDPEAAQKSAVELIRQVAAQIEKNLERLAKRAEYIHQQNEHIKFLQERIKQLEEDTDDGISKERELELQKIIDAQARELTLMGSSWYELQNRLQNNNIGLARYRNGSLADAQKGWLARQRSVVAGR